A region of Streptomyces sp. TG1A-60 DNA encodes the following proteins:
- a CDS encoding glycosyl hydrolase family 65 protein: MTGWTWEYEGYEPADERLRESLCTLGNGYFATRGALPECAADDVHYPGTYAAGCYNRLSTDIAGHRVENEDMVNLPNWLPLRFRLPGQPWLTPDTATVLDHRQVLHLASGTLERRTRYALGEDRVLSVRQQRLVDMADPHLAALRTEFTAEGFSGEVDIEAMLDGGVTNAGVPRYRDLDGRHLTHVHTGSTVADTVWLRCRTRTSDIRIGMAARLTCDAPVTAWHEAPRAGQRVRLRLLPGRTAAVDKTVALHTSHDPAISDPLDAAIDRVGTALAFDELLDTHLTAWDQLWRRAELDVAGEAGDILRLHLFHVLQTLSPHTADLDVGVPARGLHGEAYRGHVFWDELFVLPYLDLHFPEVSRALLRYRHRRLDQARAAARAVGRRGALYPWQSGSDGREESQRLHLNPRSGRWLPDHSRLQRHVGSAVAYNVWRYCEASGDAEFLHTEGAEMLLEIARFWADSAVWDEGLGRHRIRGVMGPDEYHDAYPGAREPGLDDNAYTNVTAAWVLTRTLDVLRSLPEPRRRELAERTGLDDGESEQWEDVSRTLHVPFHDGVISQFEGYADLAELDWDGYRKRYGDIRRLDRILEAEGDTVNRYRASKQADVLMLGYLFSPTELASLLGRLGHRLDDDIWRRTVDHYLHRTSHGSTLSGLVHGWVLARARRTEAWSYMQEALRGDIADLQGGTTGEGIHLGAMAGTLDLVQRGLTGLETRAGALWLDPVPLPELSAYGFSLRYQGHWGVRLRLEHGRLEIAVPASDRPPIDVRLPDHSVCLRPGERSRLALPD; the protein is encoded by the coding sequence GTGACGGGCTGGACGTGGGAGTACGAGGGCTACGAACCCGCGGACGAGCGGCTGAGGGAGTCGCTGTGCACGCTGGGCAACGGCTACTTCGCCACACGTGGGGCGCTGCCGGAGTGCGCCGCCGACGACGTGCACTATCCGGGCACCTATGCGGCCGGCTGCTACAACCGGCTCAGCACGGACATCGCGGGGCACCGGGTGGAGAACGAGGACATGGTCAACCTCCCGAACTGGCTGCCGCTGCGGTTCCGTCTCCCTGGGCAGCCGTGGCTCACACCGGACACGGCGACCGTGCTCGACCACCGCCAGGTGCTGCACTTGGCCTCAGGGACGCTGGAGCGCCGGACGAGGTACGCGCTCGGTGAGGACCGGGTGCTGTCCGTGCGTCAGCAGCGTCTCGTGGACATGGCCGACCCCCACCTGGCGGCCCTGCGCACCGAGTTCACCGCCGAGGGGTTCTCCGGCGAGGTCGACATCGAGGCCATGCTCGACGGCGGCGTGACCAACGCAGGCGTTCCGCGCTACCGCGACCTGGACGGCCGTCATCTGACCCATGTGCACACCGGCTCCACCGTCGCGGACACGGTGTGGCTGCGCTGCCGCACCCGGACCTCCGACATCCGCATCGGCATGGCGGCCAGGCTGACCTGCGACGCACCGGTCACCGCTTGGCACGAGGCACCGCGCGCCGGCCAGCGGGTGCGCCTGCGGCTGCTTCCCGGCCGCACTGCCGCCGTCGACAAGACCGTGGCCCTGCACACCTCACACGACCCCGCGATCAGCGACCCGCTGGACGCCGCGATCGACAGGGTGGGCACCGCGCTGGCGTTCGACGAGCTGCTCGACACGCATCTGACGGCCTGGGACCAGCTGTGGCGGCGGGCCGAGCTGGACGTCGCCGGGGAGGCGGGCGACATCCTGCGGCTGCACCTGTTCCACGTCCTGCAGACCCTCTCCCCGCACACCGCGGACCTCGACGTCGGTGTTCCGGCCCGGGGGCTGCACGGTGAGGCGTATCGCGGCCACGTCTTCTGGGACGAACTGTTCGTGCTTCCCTACCTCGACCTGCACTTTCCGGAGGTGTCCCGCGCCCTGCTCCGCTATCGCCACCGCCGCCTGGACCAGGCCCGCGCCGCCGCCCGCGCCGTGGGCCGGCGCGGCGCGCTCTACCCGTGGCAGAGCGGCAGCGACGGTCGCGAGGAGTCGCAGCGACTGCACCTCAACCCCCGCTCGGGGCGCTGGCTGCCCGACCACTCGCGGCTCCAGAGGCATGTCGGCTCGGCGGTCGCGTACAACGTGTGGCGGTACTGCGAGGCCAGCGGTGACGCCGAGTTCCTGCACACCGAGGGCGCGGAGATGCTGCTGGAGATCGCCCGCTTCTGGGCCGACTCGGCAGTCTGGGACGAGGGACTGGGCCGGCACCGCATCCGGGGTGTGATGGGCCCCGACGAGTACCACGACGCCTATCCCGGCGCGCGGGAACCCGGGCTGGACGACAACGCGTACACCAACGTCACCGCCGCCTGGGTGCTCACCCGCACCCTGGACGTGCTGCGGTCCCTGCCGGAGCCCCGCCGACGCGAACTCGCCGAGCGCACCGGCCTGGACGACGGTGAAAGCGAACAGTGGGAGGACGTCTCGCGCACCCTCCACGTGCCCTTCCACGACGGTGTCATCAGCCAGTTCGAAGGCTACGCCGACCTCGCCGAACTCGACTGGGACGGCTACCGGAAGCGGTACGGCGACATCCGGCGCCTGGATCGGATCCTGGAGGCGGAGGGCGACACCGTCAACCGCTACCGGGCGTCCAAGCAGGCCGACGTCCTGATGCTCGGTTACCTCTTCTCACCGACCGAACTGGCCTCCCTCTTAGGCCGGTTGGGCCACCGGCTCGACGACGACATCTGGCGGCGCACCGTCGACCACTACCTCCACCGCACCAGTCACGGCTCCACCCTCAGCGGCCTGGTCCACGGCTGGGTGCTGGCCCGGGCCCGGCGCACCGAGGCGTGGTCCTACATGCAGGAAGCCCTGCGCGGCGACATCGCCGATCTGCAGGGCGGCACCACGGGCGAAGGCATCCACCTGGGTGCCATGGCGGGCACCCTCGACCTCGTCCAGCGCGGGCTGACCGGACTGGAGACCCGCGCCGGGGCGCTGTGGCTCGATCCCGTACCACTGCCGGAACTGTCGGCCTACGGCTTCTCCCTGCGCTACCAGGGCCACTGGGGCGTCCGGCTGCGCCTGGAGCACGGGCGGCTGGAGATCGCGGTGCCGGCGTCCGACCGGCCTCCCATCGATGTCCGGCTGCCCGATCACAGTGTCTGTCTCCGGCCGGGGGAGCGGAGCCGCCTGGCCCTCCCGGACTGA